One Alnus glutinosa chromosome 3, dhAlnGlut1.1, whole genome shotgun sequence genomic region harbors:
- the LOC133862939 gene encoding geraniol 8-hydroxylase-like, with amino-acid sequence MDYLAFVLVLPFVWAAIHVLGGWKSSSPRLPPGPKPFPIIGNILELQGNQPHRVLSKLSKTHGPLMTLKLGSMTTIVISSPDLAKEALQKHDDVFSGRTVPDSGRALNHHKFSMGWLPTSALWRNLRKVSATQIFAPQRLDSTQAIRRKKVQELVDHVRENSGQAVDIGGAAFTTTLKAISNTFFSTDLAEYCSNASQEFQYLIVGTMEEAGRPNISDYFPALRFVDPQGTRRRMTIYLGKCFRILDGIINERLQLRASSSKGSKASSDVLDSLLDLTEEDNSELSCDNIKHLLLDLFVAGIDTTSSTVEWAMAELLHDPEKMAKAREELEQVLGKDGLVQESDISKLNYLRAVVKETLRLHPPAPFLVPHKAENDVEMCGFTVPRNAQILVNVWAMGRDSSIWSDPNLFLPERFLEKDIDFKGRDFELIPFGAGRRICPGLPLANRMVHLMLGSLIHCFNWKLADGMKPEDIDMSETFGITLHKAKPLRAIPMIRSV; translated from the exons ATGGACTACCTAGCATTTGTGCTGGTCCTTCCCTTTGTGTGGGCAGCTATTCATGTGCTAGGAGGCTGGAAGTCTTCCTCGCCCAGGCTCCCCCCAGGCCCCAAGCCTTTTCCAATCATTGGAAACATCTTGGAGCTCCAAGGAAACCAACCCCACCGAGTCCTTTCCAAGCTCTCTAAAACTCATGGACCCCTCATGACTCTCAAGCTCGGGAGCATGACAACCATAGTCATTTCCTCTCCAGACTTGGCCAAAGAAGCACTGCAAAAACACGACGACGTCTTCTCCGGCCGAACTGTCCCGGACAGCGGCCGAGCACTCAACCACCACAAATTTTCAATGGGTTGGCTGCCCACATCGGCTCTTTGGAGAAACCTCAGGAAAGTTTCTGCCACGCAAATATTTGCTCCACAAAGGCTCGATTCCACCCAAGCCATTCGGAGAAAAAAGGTGCAAGAACTAGTGGACCATGTTAGAGAAAATAGTGGTCAAGCGGTTGATATTGGTGGAGCAGCCTTCACAACTACTCTGAAAGCCATATCAAACACTTTTTTCTCTACTGACTTGGCAGAGTATTGTTCAAATGCGTCCCAAGAGTTCCAGTATCTCATAGTGGGTACCATGGAAGAAGCTGGAAGGCCGAATATTTCAGACTATTTCCCTGCACTTCGTTTTGTCGACCCACAAGGTACACGCCGAAGGATGACGATTTATCTTGGAAAATGTTTTAGAATTCTGGATGGTATAATCAATGAACGATTACAATTAAGAGCATCGTCTTCAAAGGGTTCCAAGGCAAGCAGCGATGTACTCGATTCCCTCCTCGATCTCACTGAAGAAGATAATTCAGAACTGAGCTGCGACAACATCAAACATTTACTTCTG GATTTATTTGTTGCGGGGATCGACACAACATCTAGTACAGTGGAATGGGCAATGGCAGAGTTACTACACGACCCTGAAAAAATGGCAAAAGCCCGAGAAGAGCTTGAACAAGTCCTTGGAAAAGACGGGCTTGTTCAAGAATCAGACATCTCAAAGTTAAACTATCTACGAGCAGTAGTGAAAGAGACCCTTCGGTTGCACCCACCAGCGCCTTTCCTGGTTCCCCACAAGGCTGAGAATGACGTAGAGATGTGTGGCTTCACGGTGCCCAGAAATGCACAAATACTGGTAAACGTGTGGGCAATGGGGCGAGATTCAAGCATATGGTCAGACCCAAATTTGTTTCTGCCTGAGAGGTTTTTAGAGAAGGACATAGACTTCAAAGGGAGAGATTTCGAGCTCATTCCCTTTGGAGCTGGAAGAAGGATCTGCCCTGGATTGCCTTTGGCCAACCGGATGGTGCACTTGATGTTGGGTTCTCTTATCCACTGCTTTAATTGGAAGCTTGCAGATGGGATGAAGCCAGAAGATATAGACATGAGTGAGACTTTTGGCATTACCTTACATAAGGCTAAGCCTCTCCGGGCTATCCCCATGATCAGATCCGTGTAA